The following are from one region of the Littorina saxatilis isolate snail1 linkage group LG4, US_GU_Lsax_2.0, whole genome shotgun sequence genome:
- the LOC138963582 gene encoding uncharacterized protein, with product MLTRTRSLADDNNGIVPLPAEQPCTARRKLDVMKDYVAAADETDSDKERCFIELKNLKSLFSAVACGECGGTLSVCFGDKMGYSREIRLACEDCTFTKQQHSCSRLDGSNNITMGFDVNNSIVMCFNELGCGEAAFRKFSAIMSIPGLSHNTYRRISKKVGGAHREVTANVLQAAVQAVHDANAHGDPDFDNGDNSDEDGDAECAANDGDSSDSANVDSDDDSSHSGSTASTARRDSDDEGEGRH from the exons ATGCTGACGAGAACACGATCGCTTGCTGATGACAACAATGGAATTGTACCTTTACCAGCTGAACAACCGTGTACTGCCAGACGAAAACTGGATGTTATGAAAGACTACGTTGCTGCAGCTGACGAAACGGACAGTGACAAAGAGCGGTGCTTCATTGAGTTGAAAAATTTGAAGTCTCTGTTTTCGGCGGTCGCTTGTGGCGAGTGTGGTGGGACCCTGTCGGTGTGCTTTGGTGACAAGATGGGATATTCAAGAGAAATAAGACTGGCTTGTGAG GATTGCACCTTCACGAAGCAGCAGCATTCATGTAGCCGACTTGATGGGAGCAACAACATTACTATGGGGTTTGACGTCAACAACTCCATTGTCATGTGCTTCAACGAGTTAGGATGTGGCGAGGCAGCTTTTCGGAAGTTCTCTGCCATCATGTCGATTCCAGGATTGTCGCACAACACCTATCGGCGTATCTCCAAGAAGGTGGGTGGTGCACACAGAGAGGTGACTGCAAATGTCTTGCAGGCAGCTGTTCAAGCTGTGCATGATGCCAATGCACATGGCGACCCGGACTTTGACAACGGTGACAACAGTGACGAAGATGGTGACGCAGAGTGTGCAGCTAATGATGGTGACAGCAGCGACTCTGCAAATGTTGACAGTGACGACGACAGTAGTCATAGTGGCTCTACTGCTAGCACAGCAAGAAGAGACAGTGATGATGAAGGTGAGGGTCGGCATTGA